TCTACGGGCGCTGGGCGCGCCTCTACGACCTGCTCGCGCGCCGAACCCCGGGGATCTCGGCCCTGCGGGCGCGGGCGGCGGCGGCGTGTCGCCTCGAACCCGGTGACACCGTCGTCGAGATGGGGTGTGGCACCGGCGCGAACCTGCCGTACCTGCGCGAGCGCGTCGGCCCGGAGGGGACCGTGATCGGCGTGGATTTCACGGGGCCGGTGCTCGAGCGCGCCCGCGACCTCACTGCCGAGTACGACAACGTCCACGTCGTCCGTGGCGACGCGACCCGGCCGCCGGTCGACGACGCCGACGCGGTGCTCGCGACGTTCGTCGTCGGGATGCTCGCCGACCCCGCGGGCGCTGTCGACGACTGGTGTGACCTCGTCGGCCCCGGCGGCCACGTCGTCCTCGTCAACGCCGCGCGCAGCGAGGCGTGGTACGCGCCGCCGGTCAACGCGCTGTTCCGGGCCGTCACCGTGCTCTCGACGCCGCCCACGCTAAAGTTCCGTTACGACACCGAGCCCCACCGTCGGCTGGACGAGCGGGTCGCCGCGGGCCACGGGCGCCTCCGGGGGCGCTCGAGGGCGGTCGCCCACGAGACCCACGCCCTCGGGGTCGTGCGGCTGACCGGCGGCGAGATCGAATAGCGGACCCGACGAATCGGAGTCGCACCCGCGTCGCCTGCGAGTGGTTCATTCAGCGGCACAACCTCGCGTTGACCGCCGTACCGACCCCCGAGATATTTGTGCTCGCTGGCTGTGTGAGGCTCATGACCCGCGGAGTTCCGCGGCTGGCGGTCGTCGCGCTCGTCGTTCTCCTGGTCGTCGGCAGTTCGGGCTGTGTCGGGGTGCTCGACGGTGGCTCAGAGCCCGACGATTCGGTCGACGCCGAAGCCGACGCACCCGCCGGCGAGAGCGGACCGGACCCGGAGTCCGGTACTGCAACCGACGACGAACCGCCTCGAGCGGAGACCACCGCCGAGGCCGCCGAGGTGCTTCCGGTGGACGTCTACCGCACCTACGACCGGACCCGGAGTCTCGTCGGGAGCGACGCCGAGAAGCCGCGCGTCGAGGTCTGGGACATGGACGGTCTGCTCGCGGACGTCTACGACTCCCGCCAGGACGAGTTTCAGACGGCGCTGAACATGACCGAAACCGAGATCGATACGACCAACGCCCGCGGCA
Above is a genomic segment from Natrononativus amylolyticus containing:
- a CDS encoding class I SAM-dependent methyltransferase → MAGNRTGSESAQAFYGRWARLYDLLARRTPGISALRARAAAACRLEPGDTVVEMGCGTGANLPYLRERVGPEGTVIGVDFTGPVLERARDLTAEYDNVHVVRGDATRPPVDDADAVLATFVVGMLADPAGAVDDWCDLVGPGGHVVLVNAARSEAWYAPPVNALFRAVTVLSTPPTLKFRYDTEPHRRLDERVAAGHGRLRGRSRAVAHETHALGVVRLTGGEIE